A stretch of Malus sylvestris chromosome 11, drMalSylv7.2, whole genome shotgun sequence DNA encodes these proteins:
- the LOC126588392 gene encoding transcription factor bHLH123-like isoform X1, with protein MADEFQTPGNWWDSSSRTRFETGASPSSSSLNTLGSFGWQSDIVDIKARSSMDSGSVSGTSSMVFHDTHKLQEGTDSAGGGSDPNLHMMGLGLSSQATDWNQALFRGEKETSFRSILQENMNSNTANFQQESDQQLQWRDKLFAGGCGDSSNNEFKQMTRGFSLDQTQFSPRYSSGESTVTCQGLPSSFQMDSASVALYGSPSTILQGLLGPHHDNQPQQPSSATINFPYQGNYGINNSSELLPSWSKVPQFLRTSPPKQPPQSHLQFSNDAPFWNAPHEAAMKDVRPSFFPSLQPQFPTARFDEKPKNISEVQESGAVGKKSGSEAASKRPRNEASSPLPAFKVRKEKMGDRITALQQLVSPFGKTDTASVLSEAIEYIKFLHEQVNVLSTPYMKSGAVIQHQQQNSDKVKDPDGPKQDLRSRGLCLVPVSSTFPVTHETTVDFWTPTFGGTFR; from the exons ATGGCAGATGAATTTCAGACACCTGGGAACTGGTGGGACTCATCGTCAAGAACCAGGTTCGAGACGGGGGCATCGCCCTCGTCTTCGAGCCTGAATACCTTGGGAAGCTTTGGATGGCAATCTGACATAGTTGACATCAAGGCTAGGTCTTCTATGGATTCCGGGTCGGTCTCAGGTACTTCATCTATGGTCTTCCATGATACTCACAAGCTGCAAGAAGGGACTGATTCCGCGGGCGGCGGCAGCGACCCCAACTTGCATATGATGGGTTTAGGGCTTTCCTCTCAGGCCACAGATTGGAACCAAGCCTTATT TCGCGGTGAGAAGGAGACTAGTTTTCGATCAAtactacaagaaaacatgaaCTCCAATACTGCTAACTTTCAGCAAGAAAGTGACCAACAGCTCCAATGGAGGGATAAGTTGTTTGCTGGTGGTTGTGGGGATTCTTCTAACAACGAGTTTAAGCAAATGACCCGGGGATTTTCTTTAGATCAAACACAGTTTAGTCCTCGGTACAGCTCCGGCGAAAGTACGGTGACATGTCAAGGATTGCCTTCTAGTTTTCAAATGGATTCAGCATCAGTTGCTCTGTACGGAAGCCCATCTACAATATTGCAAGGACTATTGGGACCTCACCATGATAATCAACCTCAGCAGCCTAGTTCAGCAACCATCAATTTTCCTTATCAAGGAAATTATGGAATTAATAACTCTAGTGAGCTACTGCCGTCTTGGTCTAAAGTACCCCAGTTTCTAAGAACATCACCTCCCAAACAACCTCCTCAGAGCCATTTACAATTTTCTAATGATGCTCCCTTTTGGAATGCACCTCATGAGGCCGCCATGAAAGACGTCCGGCCAAGCTTTTTCCCCTCGTTGCAGCCACAATTTCCCACGGCACGATTTGATGAAAAACCAAAG AATATATCTGAAGTTCAGGAATCGGGTGCAGTGGGGAAGAAAAGTGGGAGTGAAGCAGCATCCAAAAGGCCTCGGAATGAAGCCTCATCACCTTTGCCAGCTTTTAAG GTGAGGAAAGAGAAGATGGGGGACAGAATCACTGCCCTCCAACAATTAGTTTCACCTTTCGGAAAG ACTGATACAGCCTCAGTACTCTCTGAAGCCATCGAATATATCAAGTTCCTCCATGAACAAGTTAAT GTTTTAAGCACCCCATACATGAAGAGTGGAGCTGTCATACAACACCAGCAGCAG AATTCTGATAAAGTGAAGGACCCCGATGGTCCAAAGCAAGATCTTAGAAGCAGAGGGCTGTGTTTAGTACCGGTTTCGAGCACATTCCCGGTGACACATGAGACAACAGTTGATTTTTGGACACCTACATTTGGAGGGACTTTCAGATAG
- the LOC126588392 gene encoding transcription factor bHLH123-like isoform X2 — MADEFQTPGNWWDSSSRTRFETGASPSSSSLNTLGSFGWQSDIVDIKARSSMDSGSVSGTSSMVFHDTHKLQEGTDSAGGGSDPNLHMMGLGLSSQATDWNQALFRGEKETSFRSILQENMNSNTANFQQESDQQLQWRDKLFAGGCGDSSNNEFKQMTRGFSLDQTQFSPRYSSGESTVTCQGLPSSFQMDSASVALYGSPSTILQGLLGPHHDNQPQQPSSATINFPYQGNYGINNSSELLPSWSKVPQFLRTSPPKQPPQSHLQFSNDAPFWNAPHEAAMKDVRPSFFPSLQPQFPTARFDEKPKESGAVGKKSGSEAASKRPRNEASSPLPAFKVRKEKMGDRITALQQLVSPFGKTDTASVLSEAIEYIKFLHEQVNVLSTPYMKSGAVIQHQQQNSDKVKDPDGPKQDLRSRGLCLVPVSSTFPVTHETTVDFWTPTFGGTFR; from the exons ATGGCAGATGAATTTCAGACACCTGGGAACTGGTGGGACTCATCGTCAAGAACCAGGTTCGAGACGGGGGCATCGCCCTCGTCTTCGAGCCTGAATACCTTGGGAAGCTTTGGATGGCAATCTGACATAGTTGACATCAAGGCTAGGTCTTCTATGGATTCCGGGTCGGTCTCAGGTACTTCATCTATGGTCTTCCATGATACTCACAAGCTGCAAGAAGGGACTGATTCCGCGGGCGGCGGCAGCGACCCCAACTTGCATATGATGGGTTTAGGGCTTTCCTCTCAGGCCACAGATTGGAACCAAGCCTTATT TCGCGGTGAGAAGGAGACTAGTTTTCGATCAAtactacaagaaaacatgaaCTCCAATACTGCTAACTTTCAGCAAGAAAGTGACCAACAGCTCCAATGGAGGGATAAGTTGTTTGCTGGTGGTTGTGGGGATTCTTCTAACAACGAGTTTAAGCAAATGACCCGGGGATTTTCTTTAGATCAAACACAGTTTAGTCCTCGGTACAGCTCCGGCGAAAGTACGGTGACATGTCAAGGATTGCCTTCTAGTTTTCAAATGGATTCAGCATCAGTTGCTCTGTACGGAAGCCCATCTACAATATTGCAAGGACTATTGGGACCTCACCATGATAATCAACCTCAGCAGCCTAGTTCAGCAACCATCAATTTTCCTTATCAAGGAAATTATGGAATTAATAACTCTAGTGAGCTACTGCCGTCTTGGTCTAAAGTACCCCAGTTTCTAAGAACATCACCTCCCAAACAACCTCCTCAGAGCCATTTACAATTTTCTAATGATGCTCCCTTTTGGAATGCACCTCATGAGGCCGCCATGAAAGACGTCCGGCCAAGCTTTTTCCCCTCGTTGCAGCCACAATTTCCCACGGCACGATTTGATGAAAAACCAAAG GAATCGGGTGCAGTGGGGAAGAAAAGTGGGAGTGAAGCAGCATCCAAAAGGCCTCGGAATGAAGCCTCATCACCTTTGCCAGCTTTTAAG GTGAGGAAAGAGAAGATGGGGGACAGAATCACTGCCCTCCAACAATTAGTTTCACCTTTCGGAAAG ACTGATACAGCCTCAGTACTCTCTGAAGCCATCGAATATATCAAGTTCCTCCATGAACAAGTTAAT GTTTTAAGCACCCCATACATGAAGAGTGGAGCTGTCATACAACACCAGCAGCAG AATTCTGATAAAGTGAAGGACCCCGATGGTCCAAAGCAAGATCTTAGAAGCAGAGGGCTGTGTTTAGTACCGGTTTCGAGCACATTCCCGGTGACACATGAGACAACAGTTGATTTTTGGACACCTACATTTGGAGGGACTTTCAGATAG